In a genomic window of Physeter macrocephalus isolate SW-GA chromosome 14, ASM283717v5, whole genome shotgun sequence:
- the ADRM1 gene encoding proteasomal ubiquitin receptor ADRM1 encodes MTTSGALFPSLVPGSRGSSNKYLVEFRAGKMSLKGTTVTPDKRKGLVYIQQTDDSLIHFCWKDRTSGNVEDDLIIFPDDCEFKRVPQCPSGRVYVLKFKAGSKRLFFWMQEPKTDQDEEHCRKVNEYLNNPPVPGALGASGSGGHELSALGGEGGLQSLLGNMSHSQLMQLIGPAGLGGLGGLGALTGPGLASLLGSGGPPASSSSSSSRSPSAAVTPSSTTPSTRATPAPSAPAAASVSSPSPAPSPGNGASTAASPTQPIQLSDLQSILATMNVPAGPGGGQQVDLASVLTPEIMAPILANADVQERLLPYLPSGESLPQTAEEIQNTLTSPQFQQALGMFSAALASGQLGPLMCQFGLPAEAVEAANKGDVEAFAKAMQNSASPEQQEGDGKDKKDEEEDMSLD; translated from the exons ATGACGACTTCAGGCGCTCTGTTTCCAAGCCTGGTGCCAGGCTCCCGTGGGTCCTCCAACAAGTATTTGGTGGAGTTTCGGGCCGGAAAAATGTCATTGAAAGGAACTACTGTCACCCCAGATAAACGGAAAGGGCTTGTGTACATTCAGCAGACGGATGACTCCCTCATTCACTTTTGCTGGAAAGACAGGACATCGGGCAACGTGGAAGAC GATTTGATCATCTTCCCTGACGACTGCGAGTTCAAGCGCGTGCCTCAGTGCCCCAGCGGGAGGGTCTACGTGCTCAAGTTCAAGGCGGGCTCCAAACGGCTCTTCTTTTGGATGCAG GAGCCCAAAACGGACCAGGACGAGGAGCACTGCCGGAAGGTCAACGAGTATCTGAACAACCCGCCGGTGCCCGGAGCCCTGGGGGCAAGTGGCAGCGGAGGCCACGAGCTGTCTGCGCTGGGCG GTGAGGGCGGCCTGCAGAGCCTGCTCGGGAACATGAGCCACAGCCAGCTCATGCAGCTTATCGGCCCCGCCGGCCTCGGAGGGCTGG GTGGCCTGGGGGCGCTGACGGGGCCGGGCCTGGCCAGCTTACTGGGGAGCGGAGGGCCTCCAGCGAGCAGCTCTTCGTCCAG CTCCCGAAGCCCGTCGGCAGCGGTCACCCCATCCTCCACCACCCCTTCCACGCGCGCCACCCCAGCCCCCTCCGCTCCAGCGGCTGCCTCGGTGAGCAGCCCGAGCCCCGCGCCCAGTCCGGGCAATGGAGCCAGCACGGCAGCCAGCCCGACCCAGCCCATCCAGCTGAGCGACCTTCAGAGCATTCTAGCCACTATGAACGTGCCGGCCGGGCCAGGAGGCGGCCAGCAAG TGGACCTGGCCAGCGTGCTGACACCCGAGATCATGGCCCCCATCCTTGCCAACGCGGATGTCCAGGAGCGCCTGCTGCCCTACCTGCCGTCCGGGGAGTCGTTGCCGCAGACCGCAGAGGAGATCCAGAACACGCTGACCTCACCCCAGTTCCAGCAG GCCCTGGGCATGTTCAGCGCGGCCTTGGCCTcggggcagctgggccctctCATGTGCCAGTTTGGGCTGCCCGCAGAGGCCGTGGAGGCCGCCAACAAGGGCG ATGTGGAAGCGTTTGCCAAAGCCATGCAGAACAGTGCCAGCCCCGAGCAGCAGGAGGGCGACGGGAAGGACAAGAAGGACGAGGAGGAGGACATGAGCTTAGATTAA
- the LOC114487651 gene encoding uncharacterized protein isoform X2 produces MCLARVESGGLVVGPQFVTVALRWDPVTRPSIRCTFTGSRWRVSCAGEERHATGTPALARFSRPPAVGDRRSCLGRCATQARGSSQGSGTASTRKRKPAVVFLATFLGLRFILCPQGCCLGLWQDLPETRGGEPSTAPMASGRPGRCRRPLVPMSVELSSWRRCHLLAGSSSGPEARKSEQDERRAGRLPRASQPSGSPQREASSQDTCSREKVLPAELGIYRFGKSHGSTKNNEMKTSLKMLISFQKSEARIALLLSTLAR; encoded by the exons ATGTGTTTGGCCCGTGTGGAAAGTGGTGGCCTCGTCGTTGGCCCCCAGTTCGTGACTGTGGCTTTGAG GTGGGACCCAGTCACACGTCCATCGATTCGGTGCACGTTTACCGGGAGCCGCTGGAGGGTTAGCTGCGCAGGCGAAGAGAGACATGCTACGGGCACGCCGGCGCTGGCTAGATTCAGCCGGCCGCCTGCTGTTGGCGACCGACGGTCGTGTCTGGGTCGCTGTGCCACACAG GCTCGCGGGTCTTCGCAGGGCAGCGGCACAGCCTCCACAAGGAAACGGAAGCCGGCAGTGGTTTTCCTGGCCACGTTTCTTGGTCTCCGTTTCATACTCTGTCCCCAAGGATGCTGCTTGGGCTTGTGGCAGGATCTTCCCGAAACACGGGGAGGAGAGCCCAGTACGGCGCCGATGGCCTCTGGGCGCCCGGGCCGATGCCGCCGGCCGCTTGTGCCGATGAGCGTGGAGCTGTCCAGCTGGAGGCGTTGCCATCTGCTTGCTGGGTCCTCGTCAGGACCTGAGGCCAGGAAATCAGAACAGGACGAGAGAAGGGCCGGGCGTCTCCCGCGAGCCAGCCAGCCCTCCGGGTCGCCCCAGCGAGAAGCGTCCTCTCAGGACACCTGCTCCCGGGAAAAAGTGCTCCCCGCGGAGCTGGGGATTTACAGGTTTGGCAAGTCTCACGGATCCACCAAGAACAATGAAATGAAGACATCGTTGAAAATGCTAATAAGCTTCCAAAAATCAGAAGCCAGAATAGCCCTCCTCCTGTCGACCCTTGCCCGCTAG
- the LOC114487651 gene encoding uncharacterized protein isoform X1, with product MCLARVESGGLVVGPQFVTVALRWDPVTRPSIRCTFTGSRWRVSCAGEERHATGTPALARFSRPPAVGDRRSCLGRCATQVRPRGGAALPGGVKGKGIPQHRLAGGGPRSVVRRHRRGRPRPSPRSATPGCPESQDPPGYSVVALEGVKRRCQADPCSFTGSRVFAGQRHSLHKETEAGSGFPGHVSWSPFHTLSPRMLLGLVAGSSRNTGRRAQYGADGLWAPGPMPPAACADERGAVQLEALPSACWVLVRT from the exons ATGTGTTTGGCCCGTGTGGAAAGTGGTGGCCTCGTCGTTGGCCCCCAGTTCGTGACTGTGGCTTTGAG GTGGGACCCAGTCACACGTCCATCGATTCGGTGCACGTTTACCGGGAGCCGCTGGAGGGTTAGCTGCGCAGGCGAAGAGAGACATGCTACGGGCACGCCGGCGCTGGCTAGATTCAGCCGGCCGCCTGCTGTTGGCGACCGACGGTCGTGTCTGGGTCGCTGTGCCACACAGGTCCGTCCCAGGGGTGGTGCTGCGCTCCCCGGCGGGGTCAAGGGTAAGGGCATTCCCCAGCACCGGCTGGCCGGCGGCGGGCCCCGGTCGGTCGTGAGAAGGCATCGGAGAGGCAGGCCCCGGCCCTCACCGCGTTCGGCCACTCCGGGCTGCCCCGAAAGCCAGGACCCTCCGGGATATAGCGTGGTGGCTCTGGAAGGGGTGAAACGAAGGTGCCAGGCGGACCCCTGCTCCTTTACAGGCTCGCGGGTCTTCGCAGGGCAGCGGCACAGCCTCCACAAGGAAACGGAAGCCGGCAGTGGTTTTCCTGGCCACGTTTCTTGGTCTCCGTTTCATACTCTGTCCCCAAGGATGCTGCTTGGGCTTGTGGCAGGATCTTCCCGAAACACGGGGAGGAGAGCCCAGTACGGCGCCGATGGCCTCTGGGCGCCCGGGCCGATGCCGCCGGCCGCTTGTGCCGATGAGCGTGGAGCTGTCCAGCTGGAGGCGTTGCCATCTGCTTGCTGGGTCCTCGTCAGGACCTGA